A stretch of the Bacillus sp. BGMRC 2118 genome encodes the following:
- the spoIIID gene encoding sporulation transcriptional regulator SpoIIID has product MHDYIRERTIKIGKYIVETKKTVRVIAKEFGVSKSTVHKDLTERLPEINPDLANEVKDILDYHKSIRHLRGGEATKLKYKKEEHEEVVK; this is encoded by the coding sequence GTGCACGATTACATCAGAGAGCGTACTATCAAGATTGGGAAGTATATCGTGGAGACAAAAAAGACTGTTCGTGTAATTGCGAAAGAATTTGGTGTTTCCAAAAGTACAGTTCATAAGGACTTGACGGAAAGATTACCTGAGATTAATCCAGACCTGGCAAACGAAGTAAAAGACATACTTGATTACCATAAATCAATTAGGCACTTGCGTGGCGGTGAAGCAACAAAGCTGAAGTATAAGAAGGAAGAGCATGAAGAGGTAGTAAAATAA
- a CDS encoding cation acetate symporter, with protein MDLQFLVSLSIILATFALYIGIAYYNKAKETSEFYVAGRGVPPIFNGMAIGADWMSAASFIGMAGTVMLLGYNGLAYIMGWTGGYLLLTFLLAPQLRKYGRYTVPEFIGDRFESHTARVIAAICTIVISFTYSIGQLSGSGVVIGRLFEIDAKTGTMIGVVLIAIYAAFGGMKGITWTQVAQYIILIIAYLIPVIFMSLQLTGNPLPWLSYGNIVSQLGELDRELGVSEYFAPFTNGSKWQFLALMFTLMAGTAGLPHVIVRFYTVSTMKAARWSGAWALLFIGLLYLSAPAYAAFSRFILMKNVAGSPIDQLPEWTKSWVNTGKLQLADTNGDGILQWAELIIDKDIVVMATPEIANLGVFVIGLVAAGAMAAALSTAGGLLIAISSSFAHDIYYRVLKPEATDANRLKVARITIVVATVLAGLVALNPPGAITQIVAWAFALASGTFFPALVLGVWWKRSNAKGVTAGMIVGLAVTLAYIFASKSGAFVVLGIIDTGAGVFGAIAAILTNVLVSLSTAPPSKKSQEEVINLRYPEQMVYKDGEVWLNEETK; from the coding sequence GTGGATCTTCAATTTTTAGTTTCGTTATCGATTATTTTAGCTACCTTCGCACTTTATATTGGGATCGCTTATTACAATAAAGCAAAAGAAACATCAGAGTTTTATGTAGCGGGTCGTGGTGTGCCTCCGATCTTTAACGGAATGGCAATCGGTGCTGACTGGATGAGTGCTGCATCCTTTATTGGTATGGCGGGTACAGTAATGCTTCTCGGCTACAATGGCCTAGCCTATATTATGGGTTGGACAGGTGGATACTTATTGTTAACCTTCCTGCTTGCCCCGCAACTAAGAAAATACGGTCGCTATACTGTACCAGAGTTTATTGGTGACCGTTTTGAAAGTCATACAGCCCGTGTGATTGCGGCCATTTGTACGATTGTCATCAGTTTTACCTATTCAATCGGTCAACTTTCAGGATCTGGAGTAGTAATTGGCCGTTTATTTGAAATTGATGCGAAAACAGGTACGATGATTGGTGTTGTACTCATTGCCATTTATGCGGCGTTTGGTGGGATGAAAGGAATTACATGGACGCAGGTGGCACAATATATCATCTTAATTATTGCCTACTTGATTCCTGTTATCTTTATGTCCCTGCAACTAACAGGAAATCCACTTCCTTGGCTATCATATGGAAACATCGTCAGTCAATTAGGTGAATTAGATCGTGAGCTCGGCGTGTCAGAGTATTTTGCTCCATTTACGAACGGATCAAAATGGCAGTTCTTAGCTTTGATGTTTACATTAATGGCAGGGACAGCAGGATTACCTCACGTTATTGTTCGTTTCTACACTGTATCCACAATGAAAGCAGCTCGTTGGTCAGGTGCGTGGGCTTTATTATTCATTGGATTACTGTATTTGTCAGCGCCGGCGTATGCAGCCTTCTCTCGTTTTATCTTAATGAAGAACGTTGCAGGCAGTCCTATTGACCAGCTGCCAGAATGGACCAAATCCTGGGTGAATACAGGGAAGCTTCAATTAGCAGATACAAATGGTGATGGTATATTGCAATGGGCAGAGCTTATCATTGATAAAGATATTGTCGTAATGGCAACTCCTGAAATTGCCAACCTTGGCGTTTTTGTCATCGGGCTTGTTGCGGCAGGAGCAATGGCAGCAGCGCTATCAACGGCAGGTGGACTATTAATTGCGATTTCCTCATCCTTTGCTCATGACATTTATTACAGAGTTCTTAAGCCAGAAGCAACCGATGCAAACCGATTAAAGGTAGCAAGAATCACAATTGTTGTCGCAACAGTCCTAGCAGGATTGGTTGCATTAAACCCTCCAGGTGCCATTACCCAAATAGTAGCCTGGGCCTTCGCATTAGCATCTGGAACCTTCTTCCCGGCACTTGTACTGGGTGTATGGTGGAAACGTTCAAATGCAAAAGGTGTAACGGCAGGGATGATTGTTGGATTAGCAGTTACGTTAGCCTACATTTTTGCATCAAAATCAGGAGCATTTGTCGTTCTTGGCATCATTGACACAGGTGCAGGTGTTTTTGGAGCAATCGCTGCGATCCTGACGAATGTCCTTGTTTCCCTATCCACGGCACCACCTAGCAAAAAGTCACAAGAAGAAGTCATCAACCTCAGATATCCTGAACAAATGGTTTATAAAGATGGAGAGGTTTGGTTGAACGAAGAAACCAAATAA
- a CDS encoding DUF4212 domain-containing protein: MKKIEKAVADSYFRDRTRNIIIYLIIWFIVSFGVVFFAESLSSFTFLGFPFHYYMGAQGAIVVFIILLFVNAKVSDKIDEKYGIDEKQNEQLSTGKISDH; the protein is encoded by the coding sequence ATGAAAAAGATTGAAAAAGCAGTAGCCGATAGCTATTTCCGTGATCGGACGCGGAATATTATCATCTACCTCATTATTTGGTTTATCGTTTCGTTTGGTGTTGTTTTCTTTGCTGAGTCACTATCTTCCTTTACATTTTTAGGATTTCCATTCCATTACTATATGGGAGCACAAGGAGCCATTGTAGTGTTTATCATTCTTCTATTTGTAAATGCAAAAGTAAGTGACAAAATTGATGAAAAGTATGGCATTGATGAAAAGCAAAATGAACAATTGAGCACGGGAAAAATATCTGATCATTAG
- a CDS encoding DUF1028 domain-containing protein: MTFSIVGFDPETKELGIAVQSKFLGVGAVVPWAKAGVGAVATQSYANTAYGPDGLDLMASGKTAQETIEALTDSDSEAAYRQVGIVDANGNAATFTGDNCYDWAGGIAGENFAAQGNILVSEETVQAMATTFQETKGTLAERLLKALDKGQDAGGDSRGMQSASLLVVKEQGGYAGFNDRFIDLRVDDHPDPIKELIRIYELQQLYFAPTKEENIAEITGEVREELALHLERHGYLKQVNVEDETLFTALTTYIHTENFEGREQEKGKIDLEVLTFMKK; the protein is encoded by the coding sequence ATGACATTTTCTATTGTAGGATTTGATCCGGAAACAAAAGAACTAGGAATTGCTGTGCAATCTAAATTTTTAGGTGTGGGTGCAGTTGTACCGTGGGCGAAGGCAGGAGTAGGGGCAGTTGCTACACAGTCTTATGCGAATACTGCATACGGGCCAGATGGACTTGACTTAATGGCATCTGGAAAGACCGCGCAGGAAACGATAGAGGCATTAACAGATAGTGACTCAGAAGCAGCCTACCGTCAAGTTGGTATTGTAGATGCAAATGGAAATGCGGCAACCTTCACAGGTGATAACTGCTATGACTGGGCTGGGGGAATTGCAGGAGAGAACTTTGCTGCCCAAGGAAACATTCTCGTCAGTGAAGAAACAGTTCAAGCAATGGCGACTACCTTTCAGGAGACCAAAGGGACGCTAGCTGAACGACTATTAAAAGCACTTGATAAAGGACAAGATGCAGGTGGTGATAGTAGAGGCATGCAGTCAGCCTCTCTACTGGTTGTGAAGGAACAGGGTGGCTATGCTGGCTTTAACGATCGTTTCATAGATTTACGTGTAGACGACCATCCGGATCCAATTAAAGAACTCATCAGAATCTATGAACTGCAACAGCTCTATTTTGCACCAACAAAAGAAGAAAATATTGCTGAGATTACAGGTGAAGTAAGAGAGGAACTTGCATTGCACTTAGAGCGACATGGTTATCTAAAGCAAGTGAATGTTGAGGATGAAACTCTCTTTACAGCCCTTACAACGTATATTCACACGGAAAACTTCGAAGGAAGAGAACAAGAAAAAGGAAAAATAGATTTAGAAGTATTAACTTTTATGAAGAAATAA
- the pcp gene encoding pyroglutamyl-peptidase I translates to MKRLLVTGFEPFLEYKVNPTEEIVKSLDGKFIGDFEVFGRVLPVEFSQTATCAIQYMEELEPDIVLALGLAGGRSKVTPERVAINCSDGAHDNNGVALQDAPIIQDGPAAYFSTLPIRTFIDELKNQGYPAQISNSAGTYLCNFVMYHILHHIETNKKHIPAGFVHIPASHELSIIQPSLPSWSQKDLQQSVEIIIQSLSMGELT, encoded by the coding sequence ATGAAGCGGTTGTTGGTAACAGGGTTTGAGCCATTTTTGGAATATAAGGTAAATCCGACGGAGGAGATTGTGAAGTCACTGGACGGAAAGTTCATAGGTGATTTTGAGGTTTTCGGCAGAGTACTACCAGTTGAATTTAGTCAAACGGCCACTTGCGCAATTCAGTATATGGAGGAATTGGAGCCGGATATTGTGCTAGCGTTAGGTTTAGCGGGAGGTCGTTCAAAAGTGACACCGGAGAGGGTGGCGATTAACTGTTCAGACGGTGCACATGACAACAATGGTGTAGCCCTGCAGGATGCACCAATTATCCAAGATGGACCGGCTGCTTATTTCAGTACTCTGCCGATTCGTACATTCATAGATGAATTAAAAAACCAAGGGTATCCTGCCCAAATTTCAAACAGTGCAGGAACGTATTTATGTAATTTTGTCATGTATCATATCCTGCATCATATTGAAACGAATAAAAAGCATATTCCGGCGGGATTTGTCCATATCCCGGCTTCTCATGAGCTTTCTATTATACAACCATCATTACCAAGCTGGTCACAAAAAGACCTGCAGCAGTCAGTTGAAATCATTATACAATCATTATCTATGGGGGAATTAACATGA
- a CDS encoding chromate transporter — protein sequence MIYWEIFLAFFIPGILGYGGGPASIPLVENEVVHRYEWLTVQEFSEVLALGNALPGPIATKMAGYIGYDQGGILGAFVGIFATVAPSLILMIGLLSLLYKFKESPKVKRMSAYVRPTIAVLLGVMAYSFFKSSYMDSGVWQTLFLVVVSYLLLEKWNVHPAYVIIGSLAYGAIFLS from the coding sequence TTGATTTATTGGGAAATTTTCCTTGCCTTTTTCATCCCGGGAATACTTGGATACGGTGGTGGACCTGCTTCTATACCACTAGTAGAAAATGAGGTCGTTCATCGATATGAATGGCTAACAGTCCAGGAATTTAGTGAAGTGCTTGCTCTTGGAAATGCCCTGCCAGGTCCGATTGCCACAAAAATGGCAGGCTACATTGGCTACGACCAAGGCGGAATACTCGGTGCATTCGTCGGTATCTTTGCAACTGTGGCGCCATCTCTTATCTTAATGATTGGACTACTTAGTTTACTTTACAAATTTAAAGAATCTCCAAAGGTTAAAAGAATGTCTGCTTATGTGAGACCGACAATTGCAGTTCTGCTCGGCGTGATGGCTTATTCATTCTTCAAATCTTCATATATGGATTCAGGAGTATGGCAAACTCTATTTCTAGTTGTAGTAAGCTACTTACTTTTAGAAAAGTGGAACGTACACCCGGCATATGTCATTATCGGTTCATTAGCTTATGGCGCCATCTTTTTGAGTTGA
- a CDS encoding chromate transporter, whose protein sequence is MKQWQLFYAFFKVGMLGYGGGPSSIPLVHKEVVQQYKWMTEEEFADVLALGNTLPGPIATKMAGYIGYRVGGFLGMAIAVLATIVPTIILMIVLLTTLTTFKDQPWVAGMTKAVVPVVGVMLAVLTWQFFSNAKKELGTSASVLMVIGSVVLLEGLGVHPGIIIGLLLLTALLRKDRLPRQEGGENS, encoded by the coding sequence ATGAAGCAGTGGCAATTGTTTTATGCGTTTTTTAAGGTAGGAATGCTGGGGTATGGAGGTGGACCGTCTTCGATACCTCTTGTACATAAGGAAGTTGTGCAGCAGTATAAGTGGATGACTGAAGAGGAGTTTGCTGATGTATTAGCACTCGGCAACACACTACCAGGCCCGATTGCAACGAAAATGGCGGGGTATATCGGTTATCGTGTAGGTGGATTTTTAGGTATGGCTATTGCTGTCTTGGCAACAATTGTTCCAACAATCATCCTTATGATTGTATTACTTACGACGTTAACGACTTTCAAGGATCAACCATGGGTTGCCGGTATGACAAAGGCAGTTGTTCCAGTGGTAGGAGTTATGCTCGCAGTATTAACATGGCAGTTTTTTTCGAATGCAAAAAAAGAATTAGGTACATCGGCTTCAGTCCTAATGGTTATTGGTAGTGTGGTGTTACTGGAAGGGCTTGGAGTCCACCCAGGAATAATCATTGGGTTATTACTACTTACAGCTCTTCTTAGAAAAGACAGATTGCCTAGGCAAGAAGGGGGAGAGAATTCTTGA
- a CDS encoding gamma-glutamyltransferase family protein encodes MDYLHYPYASQRMATIAKKGMVATSQPLAAQAGLDMLKKGGNAIDAAIATAACLTVVEPTSNGIGGDAFALVWVKGELHGLNASGPSPTSISIDAVKTRGFEKMPKLGLIPVTVPGVPAAWAELSKKFGRLPLGDVLQPAIEYAENGFPISPTLGKYWSHAYEAYKKNATSEEFIHWFETFAPNGRAPQIGEIWRSPGHAATLKEIAETNGESFYRGRLAKEISNFSAKHDGFLKEEDLANYYPEWVDPIKVNYKGYEVWEIPPNGQGLVTLLALNTLKEFEFSERDSVDTIHKQLEAMKLAFADGMKYITDSGKMKVRTEDLLSEQFASMRRDQIGERAITPVPGTPPKGGTVYLATADEEGNMVSFIQSNYMGFGSGIVVPGTGIALQNRGADFSLDPEHDNALEPGKKTYHTIIPGFLTKAGVAVGPFGVMGGYMQPQGHLQVVMNTIDFHLNPQAALDAPRWQWIEDKNVLVEHHFPLSIAQALSRKGHHIEVAVDSGSFGRGQIIWRDPNTGVLTGGTESRTDGSIAAY; translated from the coding sequence ATGGATTATTTACACTATCCTTATGCTTCACAGAGAATGGCGACGATTGCTAAAAAGGGAATGGTGGCAACATCACAGCCGCTTGCAGCACAAGCTGGATTAGATATGTTAAAAAAAGGTGGAAATGCAATTGATGCAGCGATTGCGACTGCTGCATGTTTGACTGTAGTCGAGCCTACTTCAAATGGAATTGGTGGAGATGCTTTTGCGTTAGTATGGGTAAAAGGCGAACTTCATGGATTAAATGCAAGTGGTCCATCTCCTACTAGTATTTCAATAGATGCTGTTAAGACAAGAGGATTTGAAAAAATGCCGAAGCTTGGTCTTATTCCGGTGACTGTGCCCGGGGTTCCAGCAGCATGGGCAGAGCTATCAAAGAAGTTTGGTAGATTACCTTTAGGTGATGTGCTTCAGCCAGCCATTGAATATGCTGAAAACGGATTTCCGATTTCTCCAACGTTAGGGAAGTATTGGAGCCATGCGTATGAAGCATATAAAAAGAATGCAACAAGTGAGGAATTTATTCATTGGTTTGAGACCTTTGCACCAAATGGACGTGCACCTCAAATTGGGGAGATATGGCGTTCACCAGGTCATGCAGCCACATTAAAGGAAATTGCAGAGACAAATGGAGAATCCTTTTATCGAGGTAGATTAGCAAAAGAAATCAGTAATTTCTCTGCGAAACATGATGGTTTCCTGAAGGAAGAGGACTTAGCTAATTATTATCCGGAATGGGTAGACCCTATAAAGGTAAATTATAAAGGATATGAAGTTTGGGAGATTCCCCCGAATGGCCAGGGACTCGTAACATTACTTGCACTAAATACATTAAAAGAGTTCGAATTCAGTGAGAGAGACTCTGTTGATACAATACATAAACAACTAGAAGCTATGAAATTAGCTTTTGCTGATGGAATGAAATACATTACAGATTCAGGGAAGATGAAAGTACGAACAGAAGATTTACTATCTGAACAATTTGCCAGTATGCGAAGAGATCAAATAGGAGAACGGGCCATAACACCAGTGCCGGGAACTCCTCCAAAAGGTGGCACGGTGTATTTAGCCACTGCGGATGAAGAGGGAAATATGGTTTCTTTTATACAAAGTAACTATATGGGGTTCGGTTCAGGTATTGTTGTTCCTGGTACGGGTATCGCCCTGCAAAATCGCGGAGCTGACTTTTCACTGGACCCGGAACATGACAATGCTCTAGAACCGGGCAAAAAAACGTATCATACAATTATTCCTGGATTTTTAACAAAGGCAGGTGTTGCAGTTGGACCGTTTGGTGTCATGGGTGGGTACATGCAGCCACAAGGACATCTGCAGGTTGTGATGAATACAATTGACTTTCATTTGAATCCGCAAGCAGCACTAGATGCACCGAGATGGCAATGGATTGAGGATAAGAATGTTCTAGTAGAACATCACTTTCCATTGTCAATTGCTCAGGCACTATCTCGAAAAGGACATCATATTGAGGTAGCAGTAGATTCAGGTAGCTTCGGCAGAGGTCAAATTATCTGGCGTGACCCAAACACAGGTGTACTAACTGGTGGCACAGAATCAAGAACAGACGGATCCATTGCCGCCTACTAA
- a CDS encoding peptidoglycan DD-metalloendopeptidase family protein, with the protein MREEENKNPRKSKTNQFFKKRWVFPAIYLASAAIILTGVLWYQSSTNDLADSKGKIESNEPGTAMNGEDAVPVVSNVEKFSMPVVDVDSVEIQKHFYDSEASSEEQEAALVFYNNTYTENTGIDIVSKNGEAFDVVASLSGTVTEVRKDPMLGFVVELDHGDGVTTMYSALENVKVEEGASVAQGELLATAGRSIYNEEAGIHAHFEIRKGNEPVNPLDFFEKSLTSLKQEEIKMDETQETSADKEADKEAANEEGNAADEEESDKEKSADEEKPEEGEGDAENNKSDTPDASIGQAKA; encoded by the coding sequence ATGAGAGAGGAAGAAAATAAGAATCCTCGTAAGTCTAAAACAAATCAATTTTTCAAAAAGCGTTGGGTATTCCCAGCAATCTATCTAGCAAGTGCAGCAATTATTCTGACAGGTGTGTTATGGTACCAAAGCAGCACAAACGATTTAGCTGATTCAAAAGGTAAGATTGAAAGCAATGAGCCTGGAACAGCAATGAATGGTGAAGATGCAGTACCGGTAGTAAGTAATGTTGAGAAGTTTAGTATGCCTGTTGTGGATGTTGATTCAGTAGAAATCCAAAAGCACTTCTACGATAGTGAAGCTAGTAGCGAAGAACAAGAAGCAGCCCTAGTATTCTATAATAATACTTATACTGAAAATACGGGTATTGATATTGTTAGCAAGAACGGGGAAGCATTTGATGTTGTAGCTTCATTAAGTGGAACAGTTACAGAAGTAAGAAAAGATCCAATGCTAGGTTTTGTCGTTGAGTTAGATCATGGTGATGGAGTTACTACAATGTACTCAGCTTTAGAAAATGTAAAAGTTGAAGAAGGTGCATCAGTAGCTCAAGGTGAATTATTAGCAACAGCAGGTCGTTCAATTTATAACGAAGAAGCGGGCATTCATGCACACTTCGAAATCCGTAAAGGAAATGAACCTGTAAATCCACTAGATTTCTTCGAAAAGAGCTTAACTTCTCTAAAGCAAGAAGAAATTAAGATGGATGAAACGCAAGAAACTTCAGCAGACAAAGAAGCTGATAAAGAAGCTGCAAACGAAGAAGGAAATGCAGCTGATGAAGAAGAATCAGACAAGGAAAAGTCCGCTGATGAGGAAAAGCCTGAAGAAGGCGAAGGAGACGCAGAGAACAATAAATCTGACACTCCAGACGCATCTATCGGACAAGCAAAAGCTTAA
- the spoIID gene encoding stage II sporulation protein D produces the protein MKRLKPLVVLGSILFIVTLLIPTLLVLPFTDKTHGTLVEELKPQVMSAPEVKNQSSIDIPVYRSVEKKIENIPLEQYVVGVVASEMPAEFESEALKAQALAARTYVVRILLSDTKLGTPEGAKLTDSFKEFQAYKDMEELKAQWKGDFDTKIAKITEAVNATSGQILVYDGSPIDASFFSTSNGYTENSEEYWTNEIPYLRSVASPWDEKSPKFTNAVSISVSDFEAKLGVKLPSKGDIGKIISRTKGGRIGVVQVGGKEMKGPDVRDALGLNSSDFNWERKGNEILITTKGYGHGVGMSQYGANGMAQEGKTYQDIVTHYYKGIEISNIEPFINDITAQISK, from the coding sequence TTGAAACGATTAAAACCACTCGTCGTACTAGGATCAATACTGTTTATTGTTACATTACTCATTCCAACACTACTTGTCCTACCGTTTACCGATAAAACGCATGGAACACTAGTAGAAGAACTAAAACCGCAGGTGATGTCAGCTCCAGAGGTTAAGAACCAATCATCTATTGATATCCCGGTGTATCGTTCGGTGGAAAAGAAAATTGAAAATATCCCGTTGGAACAATATGTAGTAGGAGTTGTCGCTTCTGAAATGCCAGCTGAATTTGAAAGCGAAGCATTAAAGGCACAGGCCTTAGCGGCTAGAACATATGTTGTACGAATTTTACTTAGTGATACAAAGCTTGGGACACCTGAAGGAGCAAAGTTAACAGATAGCTTTAAGGAATTTCAGGCGTATAAGGACATGGAGGAACTAAAAGCACAATGGAAAGGTGACTTTGATACGAAAATCGCCAAGATTACAGAAGCTGTGAACGCTACATCTGGCCAGATTCTTGTCTATGATGGATCCCCAATAGATGCTTCCTTTTTCTCAACGAGTAATGGATATACAGAAAACTCAGAGGAATATTGGACAAACGAAATCCCTTACCTACGAAGCGTAGCAAGTCCATGGGATGAGAAATCACCGAAGTTTACAAATGCTGTATCTATTTCTGTTTCTGATTTTGAAGCGAAACTAGGCGTAAAGCTGCCGAGTAAAGGAGATATTGGAAAGATTATCTCTAGAACAAAGGGTGGTCGGATCGGTGTCGTTCAAGTTGGTGGCAAAGAAATGAAAGGACCAGATGTGCGAGACGCACTCGGATTAAATTCTTCCGACTTTAACTGGGAGCGAAAAGGGAATGAAATACTCATTACAACAAAGGGTTATGGACATGGCGTCGGAATGAGTCAATACGGTGCTAACGGAATGGCTCAAGAAGGCAAGACGTACCAAGATATTGTTACCCACTATTATAAAGGCATTGAAATCAGCAACATCGAACCATTTATCAACGATATCACTGCACAAATCAGTAAATAG
- the murA gene encoding UDP-N-acetylglucosamine 1-carboxyvinyltransferase, with product MEKIIVRGGRQLNGSVKVEGAKNAVLPVIAASILASEGKSVITDVPALSDVYTINEVLRQLNADVVFENGEIFVDASAELKTEAPFEYVSKMRASVLVMGSLLARNGKARVALPGGCAIGSRPIDQHLKGFEAMGAKVKVGNGYIEAEVDGPLHGAKIYFDFPSVGATENVMMAATLAKGTTILENCAKEPEIVDLANYLNKMGAKVRGAGTGTIRIEGVDQLRGVKHAVIPDRVEAGTFMVAAAITGGNVFVQGAVLEHLSALVAKLEEMGVTIIEENDGLRVIGPEKLKAIDLKTMPHPGFPTDMQSQMMALLLKASGTSMITETVFENRFMHVEEFRRMNGQIKIEGRSVIIDGPGNLQGAEVSATDLRAGAALIIAGLVADGYTRVGELKHLDRGYVNFHGKLAGLGADIERISEEVPNVEVKVSDLNA from the coding sequence TTGGAAAAAATCATCGTCCGTGGCGGGAGGCAACTGAACGGCTCAGTAAAGGTCGAAGGAGCAAAAAATGCTGTTCTGCCTGTCATCGCTGCATCCATTTTAGCAAGTGAAGGTAAAAGTGTAATCACTGATGTACCTGCTCTTTCGGATGTATATACAATCAATGAAGTATTACGTCAATTAAATGCTGACGTAGTATTTGAAAATGGAGAAATTTTCGTAGATGCTTCAGCTGAACTGAAAACGGAAGCTCCATTTGAATATGTATCCAAGATGCGTGCATCTGTCTTAGTAATGGGATCTTTATTAGCAAGGAACGGCAAGGCAAGAGTCGCACTTCCTGGTGGATGTGCAATCGGTTCCCGTCCTATTGATCAACACCTAAAAGGGTTTGAAGCAATGGGAGCAAAAGTAAAAGTAGGTAATGGATACATTGAAGCAGAAGTAGATGGACCATTGCATGGCGCAAAGATTTATTTTGATTTCCCAAGTGTTGGTGCAACTGAAAATGTCATGATGGCAGCAACATTAGCAAAAGGTACAACAATTTTAGAAAACTGTGCAAAAGAACCGGAAATCGTGGATTTAGCCAACTATCTAAATAAGATGGGTGCGAAGGTTCGTGGAGCTGGTACCGGCACAATTCGCATTGAAGGTGTCGATCAGCTACGTGGAGTGAAGCATGCTGTTATTCCGGATCGAGTAGAAGCTGGAACATTTATGGTTGCTGCTGCGATCACTGGTGGAAATGTATTTGTTCAAGGTGCAGTATTGGAGCACTTAAGTGCCCTAGTTGCGAAGCTTGAGGAAATGGGTGTTACCATTATAGAAGAAAATGATGGACTTCGTGTAATTGGTCCTGAAAAGTTAAAAGCAATTGATTTAAAAACCATGCCTCATCCAGGATTCCCAACAGATATGCAATCCCAAATGATGGCGTTATTATTAAAAGCTAGCGGCACAAGTATGATTACCGAGACGGTATTTGAAAATCGCTTCATGCACGTGGAAGAATTCCGTCGTATGAACGGACAAATCAAAATTGAAGGTCGCTCGGTTATTATTGATGGTCCTGGCAATTTACAAGGTGCTGAGGTTTCAGCAACAGACCTTCGTGCTGGTGCAGCATTAATTATTGCTGGTCTAGTCGCAGATGGGTATACACGTGTAGGTGAATTAAAGCACTTAGATCGTGGATATGTGAACTTCCATGGCAAATTAGCCGGATTAGGTGCTGATATTGAGCGCATTTCAGAAGAAGTTCCAAATGTTGAAGTGAAAGTATCAGACTTAAATGCTTAA
- a CDS encoding DUF1146 domain-containing protein, which produces MEQLFGQQALLSMISHLLFITITWWALQAIKIDSLIKPNHVWQARILLILLTICIGSTVSNFFLDYSNWSQQIPLIF; this is translated from the coding sequence ATGGAGCAGTTATTCGGGCAGCAAGCATTACTAAGTATGATTTCCCACTTATTGTTTATTACCATAACCTGGTGGGCACTTCAAGCGATTAAAATTGACTCGTTGATTAAACCCAATCATGTATGGCAGGCAAGGATTCTACTGATATTATTAACGATCTGTATAGGATCAACAGTTAGTAATTTCTTCCTTGATTACTCCAACTGGTCGCAGCAAATTCCGTTGATCTTTTAG